The Arabidopsis thaliana chromosome 5, partial sequence genomic interval GACGatatttgtttggttcatTTTTGTGTCCGTTCATATCTCTTGACAGGGTACAAATGTTTATTAAAAGTTAtcatttgaaaatgaaaatattaataaaaacataaatataaatctaCAGCTTagaattcatattttttttttgtcaaacataCTAATATCTACCAAtcaatctttcatttttaaaagtcACACCCAAAGTTCTACaatcacaacaaaaacatctGAAGCCTAATATCTACAGCTTAAAATTACCGCTGTAACCAATCATGCCCTAAGGCGCTGATGTAGTCTTTTTACTCAATTACTTGTCGAACCTCAAGGAACAATAAACCAACACTAGGAATGCACACATTCACTTAATCTAAGGCAAATagatgattttggttttctaaaCTTGACTAACAATGCAATTCAAACTAAACAAtgcaaaacaaagcaaaaaaatcaatatgcAAAAGACTTAAcaagattcaaaatcaaacaagcGAGAAATAAGCAAAGCGGTTCACGTCTATGGATAGAAAGCGAGTCTTCCATTTTAGATTATTGATTCGGGTGATTACTAATCAATTCAAGATGTTCTATCATTCTAACAAAGCTAATCCTTTAGTCTAAGAACACTAATGTAAAGTAGTCCACTTCCGTGGTACCAATCCTACACTAATCATGCGGTTAACAAAGATTTCCATCCGTAATCACTAGACTAATATACATTAATTCCAAGCCTAACTAACCATCTAGTACCCTAATCATCAATTTCCGTTGGCTAGGAATGCTAAGTCCTCACTAAGTTCTTTCATGGATTGCATCGAACACCTTCCAAACATGAAACTTCCTATGATCTAGATTCTAGACTAGCTTCATCAAAACTAATTTAGCACTAAAACAGTTAGAGAGTAAGGATCAATTAAGATTAAGCCCTAAACATCTTGATCATGAATCAATCATGCATGAAAGACTACTCACTAATCATTGTGAAAATACAAACGAAGTTGAGATTGCATAAAATACTTAAGATTCATacaaaaaatctcaaagaaaaaaaaaattaatattcaaaacaagCATCCGCTCCTTTAAAAATAGGTCAACATTGTACTTATAGATAAATGGTGCGGATCAGGCCAATCCGAGACATACCGGGTCAATCCCGCTTTTTGCTTGAGAAAATGCTTGCAATCGACCTTCTAATCAACCACATGGTGGATCACGGTTATGTCCGAGAGTGTGTTCTCGTCAAatcgaccagtcactcgaccaTCAGGTCGATGAGGCTGTAACTTTTTATCTGCTACTATGTTTGACCTGAAATCAATACCGTTGGAAAGCTAATTTAAATTTCTATGACTTTGATGAAGGACTCCAAAGCTAAATCACAAGGGAATGTCTTCATATGACGTGATTTTCAAGTACTTCATATTGATCATGGATTATCATATCTCTTGTTCTTTCCTCCATATTTCTTTGGTcattgtttgttcttttaagCACCAAATCTCCGATGCtagctctcttcttcataGTTCTTACTCCAACACCTAAATGGATGAACTCATTGCAAATGCAACCTTAAACAAGTCTAAATGCTATGTTAATGcatcaaaataaatgaaaaagggGGATAATATCAATGCAAATACAACCTTAAACAAGTCTAAATGTTACTACTCCATCTGTTCCTTaacaattgattttttagaaaaaaatacacGTATTAAGATAAGCTTTGGaatgaaatttttaatgttataCATAAATCGTGACAATtacttttgaagaaaaaaagaaaagaaaaaaagatataacaGTAAATTAAGAGCTAATTCTGCGtaggaaataaaaaacaaatcaatttttttagaacaacttttttttagaaaatcaattattaaagaaaagatGGAATATGTTAATGcatcaaaataaatgaaaacaaaggCCGGAGAGAAAGAGTTGTGGTATGTtacttcaaagttcaaactgGGAGAAACAACAAACGAATTagaggagaaaaaaatcacTACTGTCTGTCACATAgtattaaaaagataaagtaactaaagtaaaataaaaagtaccAATTACTATTATCTCAAAATATTCACTATTGTTCTATCCCTCGTCGTTAATATTCCTAACTCCTACGGAATCGCAGAACAAAATCTGTAAGAATATAAACATTACATTTCAGATCAATCACAAGGGACTGACACAttgcttttcttctcaatACATGAATTAATCAATTTTGACGAGTCCtgaaagttataaaaaatgaatgaCGAAAATCAGAGATGAAGCAATGCAATGGTCTTGTTCATACAAGATAGATTAAGTTTTTGATTCCTTTGGTTCCTCGAAACATGTCTCCAAGAAGCTTCTTCCGTTAATATATCGCAGACAGTGAAGAAACTTAATACCTGCCCAAATATCTTGAACATCTCAACTCCCATTAGTATGTTCTGGTCTGAGACATATGTGGCGTTCCAATCCATTGGTGCGTCCGGGTGTACTGAAACCTCGGTCCATGTGAGGTACACAAGATCCAACTCCCACAGCTTTCTCACTGCCTTGTTTCTCCTCCCAATTTGCCCATCTCCTTCATCGCACCATGAAACAGAGAGCATGAACAACCGATGGTTGCAGGAGACAAGTTTAGGGTAGAACTCATGAACCCGAGGAGGGATTGGAGATGTTTGGATTGTAATCCAGAAGCCTCTCTCAATGTCATACCCTGATAGCTTATCATTCTCAGAATAAGCATAGAAGATTCCATTGCATATAATCCCACAACTTACAACCCCAAAACCCATCGGGAGTCTCTGCATTTCTGACCATGTGTTTGTTGCTGAGTCGTATATTTCACCTGAATCCAGTGGCTCATCGAATATGCCAGTGCCTCCTATGGCAATGAGCACAAATCTCTTGGAGCTGTTTCGGTTAAGCCGATCAAGCTTTTGTCTTATTAATCTGTGGGATTTGGTTCCATTTTGATCAGCCGAGTTTCTGTTCTGTCGTCTTACCGATAGCCTGTGAGGGTCTTCATAAACGTCTGACTCTCCGCCAACTCTTGACAGGTGAAAGCGTCTATCTTGGCGATTCTGTTTGGTCTGCATGGTCGAAAACTCTGAAGTAACTTCAGTGGCACCAACAATGGGAAGTGATCTAGCATGTCTCATAGACGCGATTTTACGCCATGCTTTGATCGAAGGGCTGAATACCAAGATCCCTCTGTGGGACTTGAAAGAGTTTCTGTCCATAGAACGACCTCCAACTATATAAATCTCCTCATGGATGCTTGTCACGGAGTACATAAACCGGCCTTTAAGTAGATCAGTTTCAATCCTATGCCATTTGTCCTGAGAAACATCATACCCGTGAATATCACCAGAGGAGCATCCATCTTTAAGAGCAGCAAACAGAAACAACCACGGTGTTTGAAAGGAGCCTTCTCGTCTCATCTGGAGAAACCGCTGAGTGTTGGCCATGGATTGCCATTTCTTGCAAACAAGGTGTGCATTCAATAAGCTGGTCAAAGGAAGCCTCATCAAACACATTTCCAGAATATCATCGGGAAGATAAACGTGCTTGCGGTAATCCTGGCCCGAGTCCGCAAGGTATCTTCTATTATTCTTCTTCCAGAACCTCTCTCTAACCccataagaaaaacaatctaaCCTAATTTCTTCAGTTCCACAAATGGTCATCAATCCCTTACCATCCTCACTAGCACTAGACCATCTCTTATTACTTAAATCCTCCTCAAAATCCTCACCCGTATCAGCAACTCTGCAACCAACACTGATGCTTAAACAATTCACCGCTCCCCTTGCAacctcttcatcttccaccACCTCagttttatgaatttttttcttcaacttctggCTAACACTTTTCACAAGCCTCCTCGAAACGGTTAAAACCTCCAGATCCTGCCGTATAGATTCTTCTCCCAACGGTTTCTCAGAAATCATCATCCGTCATCTAACAAACTTCACAAGTCAGACACCTTGATCATGCTAAGAAGACCATCATTTTCCACAGATAATCAACCTGCAAATGCAAATCAAtcaaagcttcttcaagttGTATACAATCTCATGAGGCTTGCGATGATCAAAAAGCATTATAGTGAGATCCGCTTATTCTACCAACCACTCGATTAAAGATTAAACATGTAAAAAGCCTAACTCCAAAATTCCAACGAAGTAACTCAAAGAAGCCTACAAAATTAAGTTtcacaatcaaactacaagacGCGTCTGCAATTTCACACAATGGACGAAATTCAACAAATTCGAAGAACAATTTCACTCACATTGAGCATATCACCCAGAAGTTTCGAAAAGAGATTCATCCATCGACAGAGTTGCTTTCCCAAATCCAGAGCATCTTCCCCAGAAATCaccgaagaagatgaaataatTGAGACCTCGGAGACCTAAGATTGACGCATCGATTTCCCACTTttcccttttttattttattttaaatagatCATACTGCAGAAAGCGGaagctaaaaaaataaataaaaaacaaaaaaaaaataaatggaaattaAGCTGACTCAATTATGGGTCAATTGCAAGAATATCgctttttcaataaaatagtaaaaaattaaCCTCATATTACTAATTAACATCAGATTTGGGAAGTATAGTGGATCCTATCGGTAACATACAGCTGTTCAAATCTTAACTGTTAACGGTGATAAAAACTTTTTCGGAATACTGCAAAGTTGTAAAAAAATAGTTGTACGAGAAAGCTATATAGTAATAAAGCTGAGagtaaaactttttgtaaCGCTTTAAAAAAGCTTTTGTAATTAACAGAAATAAAAGCGGTACAAATTGtaatactttgtttttgttcaccAATCAAAGCCAatatactttgtttttgttcaccAATCAAAGCTAGTATCCGTTTTGAGATCATTACtgaaattataaaaactttaatttgtttaatttattacaaataGACAGTGAAAACCTTCATATGTAATAAACGATAAACCTTGGTTtacaataataaaagaaaaaagaaactggAAACTATAATGCTATTGCATGTAGTCTAGAATTTAACTTGTGTTCACAAACATTCTCTTTCAAAGAAGTTTAATTAATAACAGCTCAAGCTTAGAATTCCCatcacaagatcaaaatcCATGTGTTCAACAATTTTTAACATTATAAGCTACATCCGAATTGTAATCCCTGAATAATCCAACTAATACAGATTATAAGTCATAAAGACACTTTTGTTGGaccaaaaaaagttgattAATGTCATCAACAATCAATCGACCTTGCATTTATAAACGCATGCTGTTATGGCCAATACAGCTCCAATGATAAGTCCTAATATCGCCATTGCCAAGACTGTCGAACCCAATCAAACAACGTATATATCAGTACTCCGCAACATTCTTTCATCATGACCAACCACAGTGAGGAAGAATGACATACCAGCAATGGTGAAGTAGATGAGAACTGCCAATCGGTATCTGGTCGTTCCTGGTAATTCAATTTCGAGTGTGCAATATCGTTGAGACTTTCCCTTAGTTGTTGTATCTTTTAAAGAATTCGAGCCTCCTGGTTGGAGTTCAGATAATGAAACATTCGTGCCTAGTACAGTGTCTCCGTTAACATCTCTGATCTCGAGCTTTATGGTAACCGGATTTGCATTCCAATCTATCGATATTGctccaaaattttgttgtccTGCACGTAAGTTTAAGATATTGTAACCAATGTAATCATACAAAAGAGTACATCGCTGCTCTGTTAAATCAACTCACAACAGTTACAGTCTACTATATTCCGTCCTAGGTTAGTGACAGTAGAGCTATAGAGCTAAAGTTGGAACTTAAAGTAGACTCACTGTGTCTTGGCTTGTCAATAAATCTTTCCACAGTTTATCAGAAGAAAACGTAAAAGGAATCAAATTGAGAATAATACCGTATGTGCAAGATTTGAATTTGCAGTTATCATTGATAACTCTCATCGTGCTTGGAgtataccaaaaaagaagcCTAACTATGGAACGCAAGGGACGAGGGACAACTTTCTCAACAGATTGTACTAGACCACTGGAGGTGACATCATATAATGGGTACCCAACAGAACAATCATATCTCGTGATTTCTCCAAAATGTACATCTCCACTGATGAATATAACTCCATCTCTCTGTAATGTCAAAGCAACGAAGAATTATGGGGacgaggaaagaagaaaactgaCAGTTGGAAACATTACTGTCAACAATCCCATACCTTAGTATCTGCTATCAGTTTAAAAAGACGTTTCCTTTCCTTTGGAAAACGACCCCATGATTCCATATAAAAGAGAGGTCCAGTGGTAGCAGAAAGATTTGATATCACCTGGACAAGTTAAGAGACAACAGTTCTAGATGGAATAAGACACTCAGGCTTCATCAAGTTTAAGTCCATGGCCAAACTGGAACAGGACACAAAAGTCTAATTTGCAGATACCTGAACAGAGGATCCTATGATAGTGATTTCGCTTCGGGGACCGCTCAATTCATTTTCGAGCCAGTCCCACTGCGTATCACCCAATATGCTCCCGTCACTTCTTAAAGGGTCTCTATGATATCTAGTATCTAAAACTATAACCTGAAGGAGATACACAACTGTGTTAAATCACATATAAGCTCTTCAT includes:
- a CDS encoding Galactose oxidase/kelch repeat superfamily protein (Galactose oxidase/kelch repeat superfamily protein; CONTAINS InterPro DOMAIN/s: F-box domain, cyclin-like (InterPro:IPR001810), Galactose oxidase/kelch, beta-propeller (InterPro:IPR011043), Kelch repeat type 1 (InterPro:IPR006652), Kelch related (InterPro:IPR013089), Kelch-type beta propeller (InterPro:IPR015915); BEST Arabidopsis thaliana protein match is: Galactose oxidase/kelch repeat superfamily protein (TAIR:AT5G42350.1); Has 1807 Blast hits to 1807 proteins in 277 species: Archae - 0; Bacteria - 0; Metazoa - 736; Fungi - 347; Plants - 385; Viruses - 0; Other Eukaryotes - 339 (source: NCBI BLink).): MMISEKPLGEESIRQDLEVLTVSRRLVKSVSQKLKKKIHKTEVVEDEEVARGAVNCLSISVGCRVADTGEDFEEDLSNKRWSSASEDGKGLMTICGTEEIRLDCFSYGVRERFWKKNNRRYLADSGQDYRKHVYLPDDILEMCLMRLPLTSLLNAHLVCKKWQSMANTQRFLQMRREGSFQTPWLFLFAALKDGCSSGDIHGYDVSQDKWHRIETDLLKGRFMYSVTSIHEEIYIVGGRSMDRNSFKSHRGILVFSPSIKAWRKIASMRHARSLPIVGATEVTSEFSTMQTKQNRQDRRFHLSRVGGESDVYEDPHRLSVRRQNRNSADQNGTKSHRLIRQKLDRLNRNSSKRFVLIAIGGTGIFDEPLDSGEIYDSATNTWSEMQRLPMGFGVVSCGIICNGIFYAYSENDKLSGYDIERGFWITIQTSPIPPRVHEFYPKLVSCNHRLFMLSVSWCDEGDGQIGRRNKAVRKLWELDLVYLTWTEVSVHPDAPMDWNATYVSDQNILMGVEMFKIFGQVLSFFTVCDILTEEASWRHVSRNQRNQKLNLSCMNKTIALLHL
- a CDS encoding Calcineurin-like metallo-phosphoesterase superfamily protein (Calcineurin-like metallo-phosphoesterase superfamily protein; FUNCTIONS IN: molecular_function unknown; INVOLVED IN: biological_process unknown; LOCATED IN: endomembrane system; EXPRESSED IN: 22 plant structures; EXPRESSED DURING: 13 growth stages; CONTAINS InterPro DOMAIN/s: Alkaline phosphatase D-related (InterPro:IPR018946); Has 1807 Blast hits to 1807 proteins in 277 species: Archae - 0; Bacteria - 0; Metazoa - 736; Fungi - 347; Plants - 385; Viruses - 0; Other Eukaryotes - 339 (source: NCBI BLink).), whose protein sequence is MNQISFWCLSLLLTVVIAAEETPITRIAFGSCANQSAPQPIWDAINKFDPQLFIWLGDNIYGDIRRPLTVIGKERTFGPWRNSPRFVPSSEEEMKLRYAKAKANPGYSRIQRKAKVIGTWDDHDYGLNDAGKEFDRKVINQKLMLDFLNEPLDSPRRKQAGVYASYTYGPPNRKVKVIVLDTRYHRDPLRSDGSILGDTQWDWLENELSGPRSEITIIGSSVQVISNLSATTGPLFYMESWGRFPKERKRLFKLIADTKRDGVIFISGDVHFGEITRYDCSVGYPLYDVTSSGLVQSVEKVVPRPLRSIVRLLFWYTPSTMRVINDNCKFKSCTYGQQNFGAISIDWNANPVTIKLEIRDVNGDTVLGTNVSLSELQPGGSNSLKDTTTKGKSQRYCTLEIELPGTTRYRLAVLIYFTIAVLAMAILGLIIGAVLAITACVYKCKVD
- a CDS encoding Calcineurin-like metallo-phosphoesterase superfamily protein (Calcineurin-like metallo-phosphoesterase superfamily protein; FUNCTIONS IN: molecular_function unknown; INVOLVED IN: biological_process unknown; LOCATED IN: endomembrane system; EXPRESSED IN: 22 plant structures; EXPRESSED DURING: 13 growth stages; CONTAINS InterPro DOMAIN/s: Alkaline phosphatase D-related (InterPro:IPR018946).), with protein sequence MNQISFWCLSLLLTVVIAAEETPITRIAFGSCANQSAPQPIWDAINKFDPQLFIWLGDNIYGDIRRPLTVIGKERTFGPWRNSPRFVPSSEEEMKLRYAKAKANPGYSRIQRKAKVIGTWDDHDYGLNDAGKEFDRKVINQKLMLDFLNEPLDSPRRKQAGVYASYTYGPPNRKVKVIVLDTRYHRDPLRSDGSILGDTQWDWLENELSGPRSEITIIGSSVQVISNLSATTGPLFYMESWGRFPKERKRLFKLIADTKRDGVIFISGDVHFGEITRYDCSVGYPLYDVTSSGLVQSVEKVVPRPLRSIVRLLFWYTPSTMRVINDNCKFKSCTYGIILNLIPFTFSSDKLWKDLLTSQDTLEIRDVNGDTVLGTNVSLSELQPGGSNSLKDTTTKGKSQRYCTLEIELPGTTRYRLAVLIYFTIAVLAMAILGLIIGAVLAITACVYKCKVD